The Halococcus salsus genome contains the following window.
CGAACTCCTCGTCGAGAAGATCGTTGAAATAGAGGCAGGGTGTGATCGCTCTCCCTGCCTCAGTATCCTGGACGAGGTAGTACTGGTCGACGCCGTTCTGCAGCAGAATCTGGAACTGCTCGAGATACTGCTGGTCTTTCTGGTCGGCGTCGATCCAGGGTTTGTCCGGGATTGGGTTCGTCCACCCAGTACCTAGCCCGAGATAGAAGACAACCGGACGGTCGACGTAGGCCGCAGAGTTGACGGATGCGAGAAGCACCCCCTCCTGGCTCTCATCGGTCGGGATATCGATCGACTGGAAATAGTACTCTAAGTCGTCAAGAAGTTCTTCAGTCACTAGCTCGTCCAGGAGATCCAGGCGATCGAGTTCGGTACGGAGGTCAGTGAGCGAGGTGTCGGCCCAGCGTTCGTAGGTCGTGAGGGATTCTTCGAGAGTGTGGTCGTCGACGGTTCCATAGAACGCCTGGAACGGGACGAGTCGTGGTTCGTCGAGCGTCTGGAGTCGTTTTTGGTCGTCCTCGATCGCCTGGTCGATACCCATCGTAGTGAGGATCGGCCGAACATCGCTAACGCGTAAGCTCTCGCTCGAAAACGCTTTTCGAAGCAGTCTGAGAAACGTTCGGACGCGCGGTTGGTCAGTGAACCCTGGGCCACCGTAGTACGGAATGTCGGCAGATTCGAGTGCCGACTCGACGAGCGTTGGATACTCGCTCCCGCGGTCCATGACTACGGCGACGTCCTCGGCGGTTTCGGCAGTGGTGGTATCGACGACTGTCTCGACGATGGCGGTCGCCGAGTCGAACACGGAGAACGCCGGCAGGTCAAACGAATCTGTTGTGAATGGACTGATGGTATCGTAATCGTCGGGTAGAATGGAGCAATCGAGTGTCGTGAACTGTGCTTCACCGATGACTGCGACGTCGAGATCGTTGTCGATGGTATAGTTGGCGAGCTCGAGATAGGAGCTTTCGGCCCGTTCGATGGCGGCGATCGCCTGCTGAGTTGCTTCGCTGTTGTATCGGTCGTGATTGAGAATTGCTTCAATATCGCCGGTTTCTGCCCAGCACTCGAGGATATTATCGATGAGATACGTTGTCTGTTTCCAGCTGAGGTTGGTGGTGGTGACGAGGTCCGCGAAGAGGCTGTGTCGGTCGTGTGGAACGAGCTCGTCCGACGCAAGCATTCGGGGTGTGGTAGCGAACCGGCCTAATCGAGGTTGGTTGAGGCGGCGATTCAGGGCGAGACTCAGCGGGCCGTCTGTTGTGAGAACAAGGTCGTAATCCTCTGTTATTGCGTAGAGTTCGTCTATAGAGCGGGCACGCTGGAGTGGCATTGCCGTAACGATCAGGCGGTCTGAATCTAAAGCTACCGGTGGATGAGATCACTTTCGGTATCTCACTGACTGGCCTACAGATATCGGCAGTTAACTCTGATTACTATCAGCTACAGTCAGAACACTCGAAACGAATAGAGAACCAGGGCTTTAGCGGTTGAAACAAATTCTCAAGATACCCATATCGCGCTTGTCTCCTCACTGGGCGAGATACCCACCGTCGATAACCAGTTCGGATCCGGTCATGAAGCTGGCCTCGTCGCTTGCGACAAATAGAACGCCATTGGCGATTTCTCGTGGATCCGCCTGCCGTCCCATGGGTGTCGCAGCGATGACCGCTTCGTTGAGCTCATCGTCTTGCCGTTCCATAAGGGGTGTATCGATAGCACCCGGATGAAGCGAGTTGACACGAATATCGTCATCCGCGTAGGTAATTGCGGCGTTTTTCGACATGTTGCGGACTGCGCCCTTCGCTGCTTGGTACGCTGCCGTTCCTTCGGCCCCGACATTCCCCCAGATTGAGGAGCTATTGATAATCGACCCTCCACCTGTTTCTCTCATGACGGGGATACTGTGTTTCATCCCCAACATTACTCCCGTCTGATCGACGCTGATCTCGTTTTCCCAGGTCTCTAAGTCGATTTCTGTTATCGTATCGTATGCAATGATGCCCGCATTGTTGAACAGAACGTCTAGTTGGCCGTACTCCGATTGGATGTGGTCTGCGACGTTCTCCCAGTCATCTTCATCGGCGACATTGAGCTCGACGAAATCAGCATCCCCAGCATCATACGGCTCTGGCTCTTCGATATCCCCGACCACCACCCTGGCACCTTCTTCCAGAAAGCGCTCCGTAGTCGCACGACCGATTCCGTTTGCACCGCCGGTGATCAATGCTACCTTGTCTTGGAGACGTCCCTGTTGTCCAGACATGGTCAAATTGTCCACATTGAATCATGGTACCTATGCACAAGTACTCTTGGTTGATTTGGCTGCAAAGCGGTGTTCGCGAGCGGCATGTAGTATCAACTCACCCCTGTACATCTACAGCACCAGGGGTCGTTGGCCCCGCACAGAGTGCCAAGGATTGATGTGCCCTTCACTCAGTAGGCGAGGAAAAGTGAATCCGATGACGGTAAACATGTGTTGTAATTACTGAACACCCTCAAACGAGTATTCACCCGAATTGATTGGAGCGTCATCAGGAACGTTGCTTTTGTTCAGCAGCCGATCCGGGAAGCTAGCCTGAGCAACGCCGATGAGCTGTGGCTCGACCTCGGCGAGATACGCCTCGTAACCATATGGTCCAATGTCCACGCCTTGTTTCCAAGCTCGCACCCAGAGGTACGTCTGTTCCTTGAGCCGGTGAGTCCCTGATTCGAATAGTTCGCTTGCCCACGCCACTTTCCGCGAATCGTTTTCGAAGAGTGCCATGGAGAGTTCGCCGACGTGCCAGTAGTCTCCATCGCCCCAGCGAGCGAAGCTCCGAGTACTCGACCGATCGGCGGCGATTTCCGTGAAGTTCGCGCTCAGTTCGTTCTTCTTCCCGTACGCTTCCGCTTTCCCGATGTATCGCGGGACGATACCCGGTCGATTACCCTCTTCGGAGTCTTCGAGCTGATACATGAGGTAGATCAATCCCTCGCATCCATCCTCTCTCAGTCCCCCGGCGTGGACGCACTTTTGGCCCTCTTCGCGAATTCGTTCGTCGATAGATGCCGAGCGTTTGAGACACCCGTTGTCGGTCAGTTCGACTTGTAGTTGCTCATCGGTGGCGAACAAAGGGATCGGGTCAGCTGTCGATTCGTCCGCGAGATCTGGGTAGACGTATTTCTCGAGCCAGTGGTCCCAGAGTTCGGCTTTCGAGTATCCCGTCGTGGGTGCTGTCTCTTGCGGGGGTGCGTTCGCAGTCCCTGGTCGCGTGAACTCAGTCGTGAGCCACTCGTGACCGGCGTTGCCGATCTCGTAGAGCGCTTGATTCGGCGCGAACTCACGATTGGTCATCGTCTGCCGATACTCCGGATGGGCGAAGATGAGTCCGACCAGTTTCGCTTCGAGCTCCTGGCGATACGTCTCGACACCATAAGGCGAGCTCTCTATCGTATCGACGTCGAGAATCCACACGTAGAGTCGTGAGTCGGCAGCATCCCGGACTGCGGCGATGTGGTCGTACTTCGAGAAGCTGCCCCACGAGCCGTCGTCTTCCCAATCATCGACCGGGAGTGCATCGTCGATTTTCTTGTAGTGTCGGTAAATTCGAGAGCCAATGTTTCGGGATTCACCGACGTAGACGGGGGTGATGTCGGATGCAGTGTCGAGTGGTTCATTCGCTAGGTAGATGAGATACAGGTAATCGCCGTCGTTCTTCCCGTATCGATAGCTATCGAGTGCATCAGTGGTGTCGAGCTGTCCGTCGACTCTCGTTAAGAATGGGACTGGGTCCGGATGCTCGGGGTTCTGGACATCTTGGAGGAGAGTATCTTCCAGCCACGTGGTCCACAAATCTGCCTTTGACCCCCGCATCTGATGTATCTTGGTTACCCTCAGGACTTATCCATTGTGTCCTTCATGAGAAAGGGAAGTGAGCGATAGAGTCAACTGTCCAGGAGCTCGCTCAAACTTCTTCTCGGAAAAACTGTTCTGCTAATCTGGCCCTATCATCCTTCCTCTGGGAAAATAATCTACCTCGACCAAATTAGAGCTTCTTCCGAACTAACGATCGGTTGCTCCCACTTCTCTTACGGAATGGGTTCCGACCAATAGCAGGACGACTCTTCCGCTGTTTGGATTTACGATGTGACGTTTTCTTTTTTGACGACGACTTAGAGGACCGATGCTTCGGAGTAGGGATCTGAAGCGAGCGGACTGTTTCATCTGCTGGCGGTGCTTCAATGGTCGCTTTTGCATATCCTGATCTCTTGTCCGTAATTCTCACAATCACGTTCTCTGAGTCGTGGCCTTCGGCGTCATCGATATGCACTCGACCCCTTTTCGACAGTCCGAGCCCTGATTCTTTGACCCGATCAATTTTTACCTGGATGTAGGCACCCTCTTCGAGTTGTCGAAAGCTCACCTTTTCATCGCTTACTTCCACAGGCCACTCGACCGATCGGGTGGATGACGCAGGTGGTGGAAGCTCTATCTTGAATCTATCCGCAGCGATTTCAACCTCGTTGTCAAAGGCTGTCTTCGCTGCTTGACTGAATTCCTTCGATGGGGTCTCAGTCTCCGGCGCAAAGTTGGTCAAAACTAGCTTTTTGGCCTTTGCTCGTGCGGCAATTCGACCAGCATCGACTGCTGTCGAGTGACCTATCGTATGGGTCTGTTCAGCCACCCGCTTTGGCCCAGCGGATTCATGGATTAGTAAATCCGCGTTTTGAGAACCCTCAACAACTGTGTCTGCTGGCCGTGTGTCGCCAGTATATACGATATGTCGACCTGCTATCGGGTCCCCAAAGACTTGCCGAGGGTCGACCTCACGGCCACCCTCCAATGAGACCTTCTCGCCTTTACTCAGTTTTCTGTAGAGAGTTTTGTCGAGTACCCCGAGCGCCTTTGCATGGATCTCGTCGAACGCCCCTTGATGGGGCATCTCTTTCAGTACATACCCTATGGAGGGATCGTTTGAGGACGTCTCAATTGCCTCAATGCTGTACTCTCCTGTAGAGAGTACTTCTCCCTCGCTTACTTCGAGAACAACTATTGGGTAATCGAACTCACCGAATGCGTCGATAAGGCTCTCAATTCTCTCACCGGTCCCTACAGGGGTGTAGACATGCAGCTTCCTTGTCCGCTTCTCAGCAGTGTATCTCCTGAGGAGAGGGCCTAATCCGCCAGTATGATCGATGGCTACCGACGTGAGGAATATTGCATCGATGTCTATGTTAGAGCAATGTGACGTCAAACGCTGCTGGGTTCCCTCTCCGACATCAAACAGGAACTGCTCGTTTCCTCGTTTCAGAAGTATCGAACTCGTTATTCTGTCGTCTGTTGGACGTTCTCCGGCTGTTCCAAGGAATGTGATGGCGACGGGCTCATCGTATGTCTTTGCCTTTTGGAACTCAAAAAGTGAGGGGCGAGAATCAAACGTATCACTACGGATCTGGTGTCTTCGGTCTTTCAGCGTGGTACTTCCTTCACTGTTGACACCTGGTTGTACATGGGTTGCACGGGGCCCTTTCTCGGCGGTAGTGTGAACAAATGCTACCTTAGTGCCTTCTTGAACGTCAGGGCCACCGAGATCCTCCATGTGGTAGAAAACGTCTTCTGCGAGTTCCGAACATGAGATGAACCCGTATCCACCGGTGTCGTTAAAGAAATCTACAGTGCCATAGTAGATGGTTCCCGAGCGGGGTTTGTCGGGTCGCCATTTCGTAGTCCCCGATGTCGTCTGAGTTGGATTTTTCTCCGCCGTTTCTGTGGGGTGTCGTTCACGAAGGTAGTCGACCAGTTGGCCACGTTGGCTCTCACTTAGGTCCCCTTCTCGTAGAAGCAGCTCAAAAAACTCTTTTCGAGAGCTTGGAGATATCGCTTCTTCGGATATCGTTGGAATCTCTTTGAGCGATTTAGGCGGCTTAACTCCTGACCGGTGTGTGTAGATTAGTTTGAA
Protein-coding sequences here:
- a CDS encoding cold shock domain-containing protein is translated as MPRLHRYAPNNEKNGFYIYANHNGQSVTYQVTAIAYRILKKLGYRDGDTISGEILYALHRFKLIYTHRSGVKPPKSLKEIPTISEEAISPSSRKEFFELLLREGDLSESQRGQLVDYLRERHPTETAEKNPTQTTSGTTKWRPDKPRSGTIYYGTVDFFNDTGGYGFISCSELAEDVFYHMEDLGGPDVQEGTKVAFVHTTAEKGPRATHVQPGVNSEGSTTLKDRRHQIRSDTFDSRPSLFEFQKAKTYDEPVAITFLGTAGERPTDDRITSSILLKRGNEQFLFDVGEGTQQRLTSHCSNIDIDAIFLTSVAIDHTGGLGPLLRRYTAEKRTRKLHVYTPVGTGERIESLIDAFGEFDYPIVVLEVSEGEVLSTGEYSIEAIETSSNDPSIGYVLKEMPHQGAFDEIHAKALGVLDKTLYRKLSKGEKVSLEGGREVDPRQVFGDPIAGRHIVYTGDTRPADTVVEGSQNADLLIHESAGPKRVAEQTHTIGHSTAVDAGRIAARAKAKKLVLTNFAPETETPSKEFSQAAKTAFDNEVEIAADRFKIELPPPASSTRSVEWPVEVSDEKVSFRQLEEGAYIQVKIDRVKESGLGLSKRGRVHIDDAEGHDSENVIVRITDKRSGYAKATIEAPPADETVRSLQIPTPKHRSSKSSSKKKTSHRKSKQRKSRPAIGRNPFRKRSGSNRSLVRKKL
- a CDS encoding SDR family NAD(P)-dependent oxidoreductase; the protein is MSGQQGRLQDKVALITGGANGIGRATTERFLEEGARVVVGDIEEPEPYDAGDADFVELNVADEDDWENVADHIQSEYGQLDVLFNNAGIIAYDTITEIDLETWENEISVDQTGVMLGMKHSIPVMRETGGGSIINSSSIWGNVGAEGTAAYQAAKGAVRNMSKNAAITYADDDIRVNSLHPGAIDTPLMERQDDELNEAVIAATPMGRQADPREIANGVLFVASDEASFMTGSELVIDGGYLAQ
- a CDS encoding PD-(D/E)XK nuclease family protein, with translation MPLQRARSIDELYAITEDYDLVLTTDGPLSLALNRRLNQPRLGRFATTPRMLASDELVPHDRHSLFADLVTTTNLSWKQTTYLIDNILECWAETGDIEAILNHDRYNSEATQQAIAAIERAESSYLELANYTIDNDLDVAVIGEAQFTTLDCSILPDDYDTISPFTTDSFDLPAFSVFDSATAIVETVVDTTTAETAEDVAVVMDRGSEYPTLVESALESADIPYYGGPGFTDQPRVRTFLRLLRKAFSSESLRVSDVRPILTTMGIDQAIEDDQKRLQTLDEPRLVPFQAFYGTVDDHTLEESLTTYERWADTSLTDLRTELDRLDLLDELVTEELLDDLEYYFQSIDIPTDESQEGVLLASVNSAAYVDRPVVFYLGLGTGWTNPIPDKPWIDADQKDQQYLEQFQILLQNGVDQYYLVQDTEAGRAITPCLYFNDLLDEEFDRFTDLPHREYTHATPATATSGFEKESIETSPDTVETISQSSLSTLVNCPRDYYFDRLVDGPDRDYIEKGNLFHDFAEFYVDHPETVDAEGLDSIVEIMLDDMEPYVDDHDLATLETELWIGTETIIRYLDEHPPEESVYEAYTSPGWGNRFADQFNQPIDSPITEQWFENIDVGGKGVIDLIRTPSRLLDYKSGKHTSAKKVVENARIDEISDTPNFQALLYIAQHRDERPDEQLRFRLFHFLETLDEAVTGEDPPNLEPGLTSVTYHPTSFEAYIQRETTFETLREEGYNDCQKTFGKIDYETYHSFLDAHEIPTTYEKDELLESAFADELMSRMKSAVGDYKYVEKGCSQALREFHSLRMENYFAPEVDAFEAFVDDRIDSLNDWRTSRFPVATDLAGEPNFDRVDHRDLILTEEHAQSPTPDDPQTSTSETTGVDR
- a CDS encoding GIY-YIG nuclease family protein, producing MRGSKADLWTTWLEDTLLQDVQNPEHPDPVPFLTRVDGQLDTTDALDSYRYGKNDGDYLYLIYLANEPLDTASDITPVYVGESRNIGSRIYRHYKKIDDALPVDDWEDDGSWGSFSKYDHIAAVRDAADSRLYVWILDVDTIESSPYGVETYRQELEAKLVGLIFAHPEYRQTMTNREFAPNQALYEIGNAGHEWLTTEFTRPGTANAPPQETAPTTGYSKAELWDHWLEKYVYPDLADESTADPIPLFATDEQLQVELTDNGCLKRSASIDERIREEGQKCVHAGGLREDGCEGLIYLMYQLEDSEEGNRPGIVPRYIGKAEAYGKKNELSANFTEIAADRSSTRSFARWGDGDYWHVGELSMALFENDSRKVAWASELFESGTHRLKEQTYLWVRAWKQGVDIGPYGYEAYLAEVEPQLIGVAQASFPDRLLNKSNVPDDAPINSGEYSFEGVQ